In Candidatus Zixiibacteriota bacterium, a single genomic region encodes these proteins:
- a CDS encoding pyruvate, phosphate dikinase has product MAAKKTVKKKKAKTQTTKKKTTIKKAKPAAETNKLVYLFGGKKAEGKGVMKDILGGKGAGLAEMTNIGIPVPPGFTISTKTCDLFYQNNMTAPKELDVQSKKGMAHIEKLTGKKFGNPKDPLLLSVRSGAKFSMPGMMDTVLNLGLNDETLVGLIEKTDNERFVFDSYRRFIQMFGNVVLDIDKSEFEKIIEARKKKQKVKLDTELTIDDLKYIIKKYKEVIKAKTGEEFPQDVDVQLQMSRDAVFRSWNNPRAITYRKLNDIPGDLGTAVNIQTMVFGNMGDDSATGVGFTRDPSTGQKKFYGEYLTNAQGEDVVAGVRTPKHISDLAKEMPKIYKQLKQITTNLETHYRDVQDFEFTIEQGTLYMLQTRTGKRTTAAAVKIAVDMVKEKLISKKEALLRVEPVSLDQLLHPRIDPKAKPTVIAKGLAASPGASSGMAVFSSDDAVRFAEAGNKVILVRQETNPDDIHGMNAAEGILTSRGGMTSHAAVVARGMGTCCVAGCEDVKVYEVDRKFIVGKHVISEGDVITLNGSTGEVMLNEVATIDPELSGEFGVFMSWADDVRLLKIRTNADTPKDAERAISFGAEGIGLCRTEHMFFAPDRIPLVQKMILADNELDRREALDNLLPLQKKDFKGIFNSMQGKPVTIRTIDPPLHEFLPDKQEVIKEIEELKAKGAWEDDIKAKEKILTRIDELTEFNPMMGHRGCRLGITYPEITEMQTRAIISAACEITKNPKKEAPLPEIMIPLVGTVEELKNQKAIVDRVAKEVMKQYKREINYLVGTMIEIPRGALTADEIAEIAEFFSFGTNDLTQMAFGYSRDDAAKFIKIYLDKNILPKDPFVSIDRKGVGQLMKIAAEKGRSVKKDLKIGICGEHGGDPSSIEFCHEIGLNYVSCSPYRVPIARLAAAHAALGKTDYTMK; this is encoded by the coding sequence ATGGCAGCAAAAAAGACAGTTAAAAAGAAAAAAGCTAAAACACAAACAACTAAGAAAAAGACTACAATTAAAAAAGCTAAGCCCGCAGCCGAAACAAACAAGCTCGTTTATTTATTTGGCGGCAAGAAAGCTGAGGGCAAGGGCGTCATGAAAGATATTCTTGGCGGTAAAGGCGCCGGACTTGCCGAGATGACTAATATCGGGATTCCGGTCCCGCCCGGTTTCACTATCAGCACGAAAACCTGCGACCTTTTCTATCAAAACAATATGACTGCTCCCAAAGAACTTGATGTTCAGTCGAAAAAAGGTATGGCTCATATCGAAAAACTGACTGGGAAAAAATTCGGCAATCCAAAAGACCCATTGTTATTATCAGTGCGTTCCGGGGCTAAATTTTCCATGCCCGGAATGATGGATACGGTATTAAATCTCGGACTTAATGATGAAACGTTGGTTGGACTTATTGAGAAAACAGACAATGAGCGATTTGTTTTTGACAGCTATCGACGGTTTATTCAGATGTTTGGCAATGTTGTGCTCGATATTGATAAAAGCGAGTTCGAGAAAATAATTGAAGCCCGTAAAAAGAAGCAAAAAGTCAAACTCGATACTGAATTGACGATTGATGATTTAAAATACATCATTAAAAAATACAAAGAGGTAATCAAAGCTAAAACCGGCGAGGAATTCCCTCAGGATGTTGATGTTCAGCTTCAGATGTCTCGGGATGCCGTTTTCCGTTCTTGGAATAATCCCCGGGCTATTACTTACCGTAAGTTAAATGATATTCCCGGAGATCTTGGAACTGCCGTAAATATTCAGACTATGGTATTCGGCAACATGGGTGATGATTCCGCTACTGGCGTAGGATTCACTCGCGACCCCTCCACGGGACAGAAAAAGTTTTACGGCGAGTATCTTACTAATGCTCAGGGCGAGGATGTTGTGGCCGGTGTAAGGACGCCCAAGCATATATCCGACTTGGCCAAAGAAATGCCTAAGATATACAAACAGCTAAAACAGATAACCACTAATCTGGAAACGCATTATCGGGATGTTCAGGATTTCGAGTTTACCATTGAGCAAGGCACGCTCTATATGCTTCAGACCCGCACTGGCAAGCGCACTACTGCGGCGGCTGTTAAAATTGCGGTCGATATGGTCAAGGAGAAGCTTATTAGCAAAAAGGAAGCGCTATTAAGAGTAGAGCCTGTTTCCTTAGACCAGCTTCTTCATCCCCGAATTGACCCCAAGGCTAAACCGACAGTTATTGCCAAAGGCTTAGCCGCCTCTCCGGGTGCGTCATCAGGAATGGCAGTTTTTTCCTCTGATGATGCTGTTCGTTTTGCCGAGGCTGGCAATAAAGTTATTTTAGTTCGTCAGGAAACCAACCCCGATGATATACACGGCATGAATGCCGCAGAGGGCATACTTACATCGCGCGGCGGAATGACCTCGCATGCTGCGGTTGTTGCCAGAGGTATGGGGACATGTTGTGTGGCTGGGTGCGAGGATGTCAAGGTTTACGAGGTTGACAGAAAATTTATAGTCGGCAAACATGTTATTTCCGAAGGAGATGTTATCACGCTTAACGGCAGCACTGGCGAGGTAATGTTAAACGAGGTTGCCACTATCGACCCGGAGCTTTCGGGAGAATTCGGCGTTTTCATGAGTTGGGCGGATGATGTGCGTTTGTTAAAGATTCGCACTAATGCCGACACTCCTAAAGATGCCGAAAGAGCAATATCATTCGGAGCAGAGGGTATCGGATTATGCCGCACCGAGCACATGTTTTTTGCACCGGACAGAATCCCGCTTGTGCAGAAAATGATACTTGCAGACAATGAACTCGACCGCCGCGAGGCGCTTGATAATCTTCTGCCGCTTCAAAAGAAAGATTTCAAAGGAATATTTAATTCAATGCAGGGTAAGCCGGTTACTATCAGGACCATAGACCCGCCCTTGCATGAATTCCTGCCTGATAAACAGGAAGTCATCAAGGAAATAGAAGAGTTAAAAGCCAAGGGCGCCTGGGAGGATGATATTAAAGCTAAGGAAAAAATCCTGACCAGAATAGATGAGCTTACCGAGTTTAATCCAATGATGGGGCATCGCGGCTGTCGTTTAGGAATCACATATCCGGAGATTACAGAAATGCAAACTCGGGCGATTATTTCGGCCGCCTGTGAAATCACCAAAAACCCCAAGAAAGAAGCTCCGCTGCCTGAAATCATGATACCGCTTGTGGGCACTGTGGAAGAGCTAAAAAATCAAAAGGCTATAGTCGATCGAGTGGCTAAAGAGGTTATGAAGCAATATAAGCGGGAAATTAACTATCTTGTTGGAACCATGATAGAAATACCGCGCGGCGCGTTAACAGCCGATGAGATTGCCGAAATAGCCGAGTTCTTCTCTTTTGGCACCAATGACCTTACTCAGATGGCATTCGGGTATTCGCGAGATGACGCCGCTAAATTCATCAAAATTTACCTTGATAAAAATATCCTACCCAAAGATCCATTCGTCAGCATTGATAGAAAAGGCGTCGGCCAGTTGATGAAAATAGCTGCCGAAAAAGGTCGTTCGGTAAAAAAAGACCTCAAGATTGGTATCTGCGGTGAACATGGAGGAGACCCCTCATCAATTGAATTTTGTCATGAAATTGGATTGAACTACGTGAGTTGTTCGCCATATAGGGTTCCTATTGCCCGTTTAGCGGCTGCTCATGCCGCCCTTGGCAAAACCGACTATACGATGAAATAA